CAGGCCGCGGGTATCGTTGATTTGCCGCTTGATACGATCATTGCCGGGGCGCTGCTCCATGACATCGGCAAGACCGAATGCCTTGACAACGATAAAGATCATGCCCGGGTCGGCAAAGAGATATGCCTGCAGCTCGGCTTTTCCGAGATTGCTGAAATAGTGGGTCAGCATGTGATCCTCAGGAATGATTTGAGCAGGAATTGCTGCACGCCCATAGAAGTAGTCTATTACGCCGATAAAAGGGTGCTGCACGATGAAGTTGTGGGTCTTGAGGCGCGGCTCGATTATATCCTCGCACGTTATGGAAGGGGTGATGCAAGACTTCATCGGAGGATACGGGAGAATTTTGATATCTGTAAAACCCTTGAGCAGAAGATGTTTTCACATTTTGACATTGAGCCTGAAGCGGTTCAGGAAATGATCAACGGCTCAAACAGTATGATTGAATTCCGTGTACCGCTCTGGTCGATGTCATGAAAAGTGCAAAAGAAGAAGTAATCGGTGTGGTCCTCCTCAATCTTGGCGGCCCGGAGCGCCTGGAAGAAGTGGAGCCCTTTCTGTTTAATCTGTTTTCAGACAGAAAGATTATCCGCTTGAGTCCCTTTGCTTTTCTGCAGAAATTCATTGCCCGAAAAATTGCCCGCAAGCGTGCCCCCAAGAGTGCCCAGGCTTATAAGCTCATCGGCGGCGGCTCACCGTTGAACAGGATCACCGGAGAACAGGGTAAAGCCCTTGAGGTATCTCTTGCTGAGCATGGCGTATTCAAGGTCGGTATGGCCATGCGCTACTGGAAGCCTTATGCCGGCGAGATCCTGGCGGATTTTGCCGGCCAGGGTATTCACCGGATCATTGCCCTTACCCTGTATCCTCATTATTCCAAGGCAACAACCGGCTCTTCCATTGATGATTTGATGGGTGTGGCTGCAGGTTTCAAGGAACCCTTTGAGATTTCCACGGTTGAGTCGTACCCCGACCATCAGGGGTATGTGAAAGCCCTTGCCGGAACAATCGGTGAAGGAATCAGGCGATTCGGCGGGGAGAAGTTTCAGGTTGTTTACAGCGCCCACAGCCTGCCGGTGAATTTTATCAAAGAGGGTGACCCCTATGTGGACCATCTGGTGAAAACCATCCGCGCAGTAGAAAAAAGCACCAATTTGACCGGCAAACTCTGTTACCAGAGCAGGAGCGGGCCGGTGGAGTGGTTGTCGCCGTCCACCCCTGAAATGCTTGAAGCCCTGGCCGCAGAAGGCTGCAGCAATGTGCTCATGGTGCCCATCAGTTTTGTTTCCGATCACGTGGAAACCCTCTATGAAATCGATATGCTCTATAAGGACCAGGCCAGAGATCTCGGCATCCGTCTTGAGCGCACCGAATCCCTCAATACCAATCCGGTATTTATTAATGCCCTTAAGGATCTGGTTTTATCAGCTAAGGGAAAGCCAGAAGAAGAATCTTCTTAATTCATTAACAATTATTTAAATTGTTCCTTCCTGCTCTCGTTGTTTTCCCCTCTTTCCCAACAAATAATCACAAGTGGCATTGTAAGTCTTTAATGTGTTATGGTGCCTAGAAATTCCACCTTTTGGCATAAGTTGAAAGCACATAATGCATATTTATTCCTGAATTATAGGTGCAAAAAAAACAGAATAACTTGGACAGGGTAAAAATGGCTGCTAATCAATAGGTAGCAAGAAAATCATGAGTAAACATAACAATCATAACTTCCTGAATTTAATTTATAAAATTTGCCTACTTATTCTGACCTTTTCATTGAGTGGTTGTGGTGTTCTCATAAGTGATCATTTTTCGCAATCAACTGGTCCTGAACCAGGAACTGGTTTTATTCTTAGAGGAAGCGGTTGGACTGACGGGAAATATGGGTATGTTTTGCCTGATGTTAATCAAATCGAAACAGATGAATTAATAATAGCTGTTCAAATCAACAACTCTAACCTCTATATGGCCTTCGGTTGTCAAGGAATAAACTTCTCCCTTGGATCGAAAATCAAATAAGCAGTAAAAATTCTCCATCCTTCCGGCAGATTTCTTGACAACTAACCCGTTTGCGCTGCTTGCGTCTTCAATCGCGG
Above is a window of Pseudomonadota bacterium DNA encoding:
- the hemH gene encoding ferrochelatase, with translation MKSAKEEVIGVVLLNLGGPERLEEVEPFLFNLFSDRKIIRLSPFAFLQKFIARKIARKRAPKSAQAYKLIGGGSPLNRITGEQGKALEVSLAEHGVFKVGMAMRYWKPYAGEILADFAGQGIHRIIALTLYPHYSKATTGSSIDDLMGVAAGFKEPFEISTVESYPDHQGYVKALAGTIGEGIRRFGGEKFQVVYSAHSLPVNFIKEGDPYVDHLVKTIRAVEKSTNLTGKLCYQSRSGPVEWLSPSTPEMLEALAAEGCSNVLMVPISFVSDHVETLYEIDMLYKDQARDLGIRLERTESLNTNPVFINALKDLVLSAKGKPEEESS
- a CDS encoding HDIG domain-containing protein, with the translated sequence MIPSIAQCSRLMDEYGMLENIKVHSFVVARVAELLTRNLQAAGIVDLPLDTIIAGALLHDIGKTECLDNDKDHARVGKEICLQLGFSEIAEIVGQHVILRNDLSRNCCTPIEVVYYADKRVLHDEVVGLEARLDYILARYGRGDARLHRRIRENFDICKTLEQKMFSHFDIEPEAVQEMINGSNSMIEFRVPLWSMS